Below is a genomic region from Gemmatimonadota bacterium.
CGGATATCGACTCCGTCGCCGATCACCCGTACAACACGTACGCGCAGGCCGGGCTCCCTCCGGGGCCGATCGGGGCACCCGGGCGGGCGGCCCTCGAGGCTGTCCTCAACCCGGCGGACGTCCCCTACCTCTATTTCGTCGCCCGTCCCGACGGGACCCACATCTTTTCGTCGACCCTCGACCAGCACAACAACGCGCGAATCCAGGCCCGGAGAGAGTGGGATGAGATCGAGCTGAGGGACGAGGAGGGAAGCTGACCCCCGGGGAAAGGGCGGATCGGGACGGGGTGGTTCCCCCGGGGTCGAGCCGTCGCGGGGGCGGCAGGGAAGGACTCGCCGAACGCCTTCGCCTCATCGTCGTCATGGATGAAGCGCAGGCCGCGCCACGAGGGGTCATCGAGGTCGTACGGCTCGCACTCTCCGCTGGAGCCCCCGCGATCCAGCTCCGCGCGAAGGAACAGAGTGCGCGGGAGCTCGCCGGCCTGGGACGCGAGCTGCGCCGCGAAACGACCGCACACGGCGCTCTTTTGTTCGTGAACGACCGCGTGGACGTGGCGCTCACCGTGAGCGCCGACGGCGTTCACCTCGGACCCGACGACCTTCCGCTGGCCGCAGTGCGCCGATCGACTCCTCCGGGCTTTCTCATCGGGTATTCCACCGACGATCCCGAGGAGGCGCGTGTAGCCGAGCGGGAAGGTGCCGACTACCTCGGAGTGGGAGCGGTTTGGGCAACGCCCTCGAAAGAGGATGCGGGCGAATCGATCGGCCCGGACGGGCTCGCACGCGTTGCGCGGGCCGTTTCGATTCCGGTGGTGGGGATCGGCGGGATCACCGTGGAGCGCGCTCGACTTCTCGCGG
It encodes:
- the thiE gene encoding thiamine phosphate synthase, with amino-acid sequence MVPPGSSRRGGGREGLAERLRLIVVMDEAQAAPRGVIEVVRLALSAGAPAIQLRAKEQSARELAGLGRELRRETTAHGALLFVNDRVDVALTVSADGVHLGPDDLPLAAVRRSTPPGFLIGYSTDDPEEARVAEREGADYLGVGAVWATPSKEDAGESIGPDGLARVARAVSIPVVGIGGITVERARLLAGTGAAGIAVIGAVMGAADPRAAVRLLLEPFTTGRGRT